In one Anaerobaca lacustris genomic region, the following are encoded:
- a CDS encoding discoidin domain-containing protein, protein MELWQLRNRLWTAVLILLLAGVSSASSVVSRGLIEADWRLQDRLRTPESPVTREQDAAGACDGIKNGQWGFHTEHEDRPWWQVDLGTCYELDRMRMYNRTDFAQRAARLIVLVSTDGNDFRQVYQHDGTTFFGHADGKPLTVALRGVAARFVRLQLPGRDYLHLDEVEVYPVGADTNIALGRPCIQSSISQWSRRHSHTESGTPIDLILMRGVRLADHLRGVGVDVAPLEKFAALTDADRRQGSYLQIRWAIREMALANPLLDFDSILFVKRAPGTLPHISDQYYGWWSRPGGGVYILDGFKGPTPRLRCLTQGWAEGNFLRPDLSYDGKRVLFAYCRHYPHVSDMEKVDKTKLPEDTFYQVYEMNLDGTGVRQLTHGRYDDFDARYLPSGEIVFLSTRKGTFLQCTTANTALTLTQTLPDSYVRCGGDNKRPCAVYTLHVMDADGHNIRPISAFETFEYTPSVAEDGRILYTRWDYIDRFNGDFFSLWSVNQDGTNPQLVYGNYTVKPQIVSEARSIPNSTKILFTGAAHHSIEGGALALLNRSLGDEDEAPLTRLTPEVPFPETEAWHDTYYASPYPLSEDVYLVGWSTHRLPPHAGSTQIKDERNPVNAMGIYLCDRFGNLELLYRDETISSMYPIPIRPRRKPPVQPTEVDWDGVQEGNLLVQDVYQGLTGVARGSIKWLRVVAVPPKVQPHMNRPSIGVSAEDPGKYVLGTVPVEPDGSAHMRVPSGIPIFFQALDERGMAVQTMRSLTYVLPGQTLSCIGCHESRDQAPPTGARPLASERGPSKLRPGPEGSWPLRFDRLVQPVLDRSCVECHSLGSPDVKAAQFDLTGQDSYRNLITFSENDLEKLAFEKDRSFPGDGVARQSKLFVLLSQDPIHKRIPLGEDCFERLFTWMDTYAHSKGHFSAEQEQQLIVLKDCYQHLLKP, encoded by the coding sequence ATGGAACTATGGCAACTGCGAAACAGGCTTTGGACGGCCGTGTTGATCCTGTTGCTTGCGGGCGTATCGAGCGCGTCTTCGGTGGTCTCCAGAGGGCTGATCGAGGCCGATTGGAGGCTGCAAGACCGGCTTCGGACCCCGGAGTCGCCCGTCACACGGGAGCAGGACGCCGCCGGAGCGTGTGACGGGATCAAGAACGGCCAATGGGGCTTCCACACAGAGCATGAGGATCGCCCGTGGTGGCAGGTCGATCTGGGCACGTGCTACGAATTGGATCGCATGCGCATGTACAATCGGACCGACTTCGCCCAGCGGGCGGCCCGGCTAATCGTCCTGGTCTCGACCGACGGCAACGACTTCCGGCAGGTCTATCAGCACGACGGCACAACATTCTTCGGCCACGCCGACGGCAAGCCTCTTACGGTCGCGCTCCGCGGCGTCGCCGCCCGCTTCGTCAGACTGCAACTGCCCGGCAGGGACTATCTCCACCTGGACGAGGTCGAAGTCTATCCCGTCGGCGCCGACACGAACATCGCTCTTGGCAGGCCGTGCATTCAAAGCTCCATCAGCCAGTGGTCGCGAAGACACAGCCACACAGAGTCCGGGACGCCCATCGATCTGATTCTGATGCGAGGAGTGAGGCTTGCCGATCATCTGCGAGGCGTGGGAGTTGACGTTGCGCCATTGGAGAAGTTTGCCGCCCTCACGGACGCCGACCGCAGACAGGGATCATATCTCCAGATACGATGGGCCATTCGCGAGATGGCCTTGGCGAATCCGCTTCTTGATTTCGACAGCATCCTTTTCGTTAAACGCGCCCCCGGCACACTGCCACACATCTCCGACCAGTATTATGGCTGGTGGTCTCGGCCCGGCGGCGGCGTCTATATTCTCGATGGTTTCAAGGGGCCAACACCCCGCCTGCGATGCCTCACGCAGGGGTGGGCCGAGGGCAATTTCCTTCGCCCCGATCTGTCCTACGACGGCAAACGGGTGCTCTTCGCCTATTGCCGCCACTATCCGCATGTCTCGGACATGGAAAAGGTGGATAAGACGAAGCTGCCTGAAGACACTTTCTATCAGGTCTACGAGATGAATCTTGACGGCACGGGCGTCCGCCAGCTCACGCACGGCCGATACGACGACTTCGACGCCCGCTATCTGCCGAGTGGCGAGATCGTCTTTCTGTCGACGCGCAAGGGGACGTTCCTTCAGTGTACTACGGCCAACACCGCCCTGACCCTCACGCAGACGCTGCCCGACAGCTATGTCCGCTGCGGCGGGGACAACAAGCGCCCCTGCGCCGTCTACACCTTGCACGTTATGGACGCCGACGGGCACAACATCCGCCCGATCTCCGCCTTCGAGACGTTCGAGTACACCCCATCCGTCGCCGAGGATGGACGCATCCTCTACACGCGATGGGATTACATCGACCGCTTCAACGGTGACTTTTTCAGCCTCTGGTCCGTCAATCAGGATGGTACGAACCCGCAACTCGTTTACGGCAACTACACGGTCAAGCCGCAGATTGTCTCCGAGGCCCGTTCGATCCCGAATTCGACGAAGATCCTCTTCACTGGTGCCGCTCATCATTCCATCGAGGGCGGTGCGCTGGCCCTGTTGAATCGCAGCTTGGGCGACGAAGACGAGGCCCCGTTGACACGATTGACGCCCGAAGTGCCCTTTCCCGAGACGGAGGCCTGGCACGACACGTACTATGCGAGCCCCTATCCGCTCTCGGAGGACGTGTATCTGGTGGGCTGGAGCACGCACAGACTCCCGCCGCACGCGGGCAGTACCCAGATCAAGGACGAGCGAAACCCCGTCAACGCGATGGGCATCTATCTGTGCGATCGCTTCGGCAACCTCGAACTGCTGTATCGGGACGAGACGATCTCCAGCATGTACCCGATCCCGATCCGGCCGCGCCGCAAACCCCCCGTGCAGCCGACCGAGGTCGACTGGGACGGCGTCCAGGAGGGCAATCTCCTCGTCCAGGATGTCTACCAGGGTCTGACCGGCGTCGCGCGGGGTTCCATCAAGTGGCTTCGTGTCGTGGCCGTGCCCCCGAAAGTGCAGCCGCACATGAATCGGCCGTCCATTGGTGTCTCGGCTGAGGACCCCGGCAAGTACGTGCTCGGAACCGTGCCCGTCGAGCCGGACGGCTCCGCCCACATGCGGGTCCCCTCCGGCATCCCCATTTTCTTCCAGGCTCTCGACGAGCGGGGCATGGCGGTGCAGACCATGCGCTCTCTCACGTATGTCCTGCCCGGCCAGACGCTCTCCTGCATCGGCTGTCACGAATCCCGCGATCAGGCTCCGCCGACAGGCGCGAGGCCGCTGGCATCCGAACGAGGTCCCTCGAAGCTACGCCCGGGTCCTGAAGGCTCCTGGCCGCTACGGTTCGACCGGCTCGTCCAGCCCGTACTGGACCGCAGTTGCGTTGAATGTCACAGCCTCGGCAGCCCCGATGTCAAGGCGGCTCAATTCGATCTGACGGGGCAAGACTCCTACCGAAACCTTATCACCTTCTCCGAGAACGATTTGGAGAAGCTGGCTTTCGAGAAGGACAGGTCCTTTCCGGGCGACGGCGTCGCCCGCCAGAGCAAGCTGTTCGTGCTGCTCTCGCAGGACCCCATTCACAAGCGAATCCCGCTGGGCGAGGACTGCTTCGAGCGGCTGTTCACCTGGATGGACACGTACGCCCACAGCAAGGGCCATTTCAGCGCCGAGCAGGAACAGCAGCTCATCGTCCTGAAGGATTGCTACCAGCACCTTCTCAAGCCGTGA
- a CDS encoding c-type cytochrome, translating to MKEQAGGATPRCILRIGYVMTSVVGIMCLTVGLLYASAAVQRSAAPLSIEGSPLGEDYPYGSPLAVAVSPEGGRVYVVQHTGRRVDVVDPASKKIVGSIAMAAAPSGLALDTARNRLFVTCGLDTGQVAVIDTNAARIDFTLAAGHTPVAPVVSADGRTLFVCNRFDNEVVAYDLADRRVRRRLAVAREPIAAARTPDDALLVVAHHLPSQAAVGDHVAARVDLIDTASFEIAASVLLPNGSTSVRDLCISPDGRFAYVPHTLGRFGVPTTQVERGWMNTSALSIIDLNERRWLTTVLLDDVDLGAANPWGVVCTADGRSIVVAHSGTHELSVIDRQALHQKIGRVAGGERVSEVSTSLEDIPNDLGFLVGIRRRVSLPGEGPRGVAAAGHTVVAAEYFSDSLAWVDLHRVPVTVTSIALSPSAEPCQIRRGEMAFHDATLCFQQWQSCASCHPDARTDALNWDLLNDGIGNPKNSRSMLHTHATPPVMITGIRDCAETAVRAGFRFIQFLVVPEEVPAAVDAYLKALRPVPSPSLENEMLSASALRGKTLFEQANCAACHSGRYYTDGKLHGVGLGPDERGITEFVTPPLVELWRTAPYLYDGRARTVEEVLTTHNRQDMHGKTSDLSEEEISDLAAYILSL from the coding sequence ATGAAAGAACAGGCAGGTGGGGCAACACCTCGGTGCATCCTCCGCATCGGGTACGTGATGACGAGCGTCGTTGGTATCATGTGTTTGACGGTGGGACTGTTGTACGCCAGTGCAGCGGTCCAACGATCCGCGGCTCCTTTGAGCATCGAAGGGTCGCCGCTGGGCGAGGACTATCCGTACGGCTCGCCGCTGGCCGTGGCGGTCTCGCCGGAGGGTGGTCGGGTCTATGTGGTCCAACACACGGGACGGCGCGTCGACGTGGTCGATCCGGCATCCAAGAAAATCGTCGGTTCCATTGCGATGGCCGCAGCGCCGTCGGGTCTTGCGTTGGATACGGCTCGAAATCGACTGTTTGTCACGTGCGGACTGGACACCGGACAGGTTGCTGTGATCGATACGAATGCAGCAAGAATCGACTTCACACTGGCGGCCGGGCATACCCCGGTCGCGCCGGTTGTGTCTGCGGACGGTCGAACGCTGTTTGTCTGCAACCGATTCGACAATGAAGTGGTCGCATATGACCTGGCGGACCGCCGCGTGCGCAGACGCCTTGCGGTGGCGCGCGAGCCGATTGCCGCGGCGAGAACGCCCGACGATGCGCTGCTCGTTGTCGCGCATCATCTTCCGTCGCAGGCCGCTGTCGGCGATCATGTGGCCGCGAGGGTCGACCTGATCGACACGGCATCGTTTGAGATCGCCGCGTCCGTACTGTTGCCCAACGGATCAACGAGCGTGCGCGACCTGTGCATTTCGCCCGACGGCCGGTTTGCATATGTCCCCCATACGCTGGGCCGTTTCGGTGTACCGACGACGCAGGTGGAGCGGGGATGGATGAACACCAGCGCCTTGAGCATCATTGACCTGAACGAGCGCCGGTGGCTGACGACGGTTCTGCTGGACGACGTGGATTTGGGAGCCGCCAATCCGTGGGGAGTCGTCTGTACGGCCGACGGTCGAAGCATTGTGGTTGCTCATTCCGGCACGCATGAGTTGAGTGTGATCGACCGGCAGGCCCTGCATCAGAAGATCGGTCGCGTTGCCGGCGGCGAGCGGGTCAGTGAAGTCTCCACCAGTCTGGAGGATATTCCGAACGATCTTGGCTTTCTTGTCGGCATACGTCGGCGTGTGTCGTTGCCGGGCGAGGGCCCGCGAGGGGTTGCCGCAGCGGGTCATACGGTTGTGGCGGCCGAGTATTTCAGCGACAGTCTGGCCTGGGTGGACCTGCATCGGGTGCCTGTGACGGTCACGTCGATTGCGCTGAGCCCGTCGGCCGAGCCGTGCCAGATCCGTCGCGGCGAGATGGCTTTTCACGACGCGACCCTGTGCTTCCAGCAATGGCAAAGCTGCGCCAGTTGTCACCCGGACGCCCGCACGGACGCCCTGAACTGGGACCTGTTGAACGACGGAATCGGCAACCCCAAGAACAGCCGCAGTATGCTGCACACCCACGCGACACCGCCGGTGATGATCACCGGAATTCGCGACTGTGCCGAGACGGCTGTGCGCGCGGGCTTTCGGTTCATTCAGTTCTTGGTCGTGCCTGAAGAGGTTCCCGCTGCAGTCGATGCATACCTGAAGGCCCTGCGTCCGGTTCCGAGTCCCTCTCTTGAGAACGAAATGCTCAGTGCATCGGCGCTGCGCGGAAAGACACTGTTCGAGCAGGCCAACTGTGCCGCCTGTCATTCGGGCCGGTACTACACGGATGGCAAGCTGCATGGCGTTGGGTTGGGGCCGGATGAGCGCGGTATCACGGAATTCGTGACGCCTCCGTTGGTTGAACTCTGGCGGACGGCGCCCTATCTGTATGACGGTCGCGCAAGGACTGTCGAAGAGGTCTTGACAACACATAACCGCCAAGACATGCACGGCAAGACATCCGATCTGTCCGAGGAGGAGATCTCCGATCTGGCGGCGTACATTCTGTCTCTCTAA